A segment of the Bos taurus isolate L1 Dominette 01449 registration number 42190680 breed Hereford chromosome 19, ARS-UCD2.0, whole genome shotgun sequence genome:
AGGTGATGGTAAAAAATGTGAGGCAGAAATGGTTCTGAGAATGTAGAACAAATTCTTAAGATGAATTTTTTTAAGACCTTGCTCCTCAAAGAGCATCCATGGATCAGCAGCATTGTCTTTGctctaaaacttttttttaattttatttttaatggaagtatagttgatttacagtgttgtattagtttccggtgtatgtacagcaaagtgattgttaggtatacacacaaatatttattctcttatatatattctttttcagatccttttcccttataggttattacaaaatattgactatagttccctgtgttatacagtaggccctggttggttatatattttatatataatacaatactgtgtatatgttaatcccatactcctaatctATCTCTCCCCCTTAAAACCTTTTAGAAATACCCTATCACAGACCTACTGATTAAAAATCTGCATATGAGTAAGAGTCCCCAGATGATTTGGGTCCACATTAAAGTTTGCAAATTTCCCTTCTGGGATTCCATTGGTTGAGTGTCTGGAAAAACCAGTGCCAGAGGCTGTCTGGCATAATAGTAATAGCTATTTATAGCCTTTATACATTTATATCTTAATAACACTGCTTCCTCCTAACGGAGGATTCGAGCCAATTACCAgtcaacttgatttttttttttttaaatcagtagggaggggaaaaaaacagatgaGAGATAAACACAGGAATGAAGATAAACACAGAATGAAGTGGTAGCCCTGAGGCTCAGCAGGAGGCCGTGAGTGGTTGTAGAAATGGGCTGCAAATCAGCTCTGAGCCCCTGAGCAAGCCAACAGTACTGACACATGATCAGATACAGGGCAGATGCCTAGTTCCAGAAGGGACTTGGTGGCCACTTAGAAACACAAACAGTGTTGCCAGCAAATCCTGCTAAAAGTAAGTGTTGATGAGGATAGGAAAATAAGAGCCAAGAGCAGTACGCTTCATGAAAATGAAGCTCACAAGACACTGGCCACGAATTGGATCGCAGGCTTTGCAGCAGCCACTTGCACCATTTCAATTGTCCTGCCGAAGCCCCCTGATTTCAGGGGATAAGAGCCAAAATACATATTCAAGGGTCCctgaagaagccactgcaacccAGTGAGCCCCATTTTCACGGTGCCCACGACATGGGTGGAAGGTGGGGCCCAGGCATGATCCAGGGAAcagagagatgggaggagggggacAGTGGGATCCAGTGAAGGTCTCATCCCGCTCCCTGCCTCACTCAGAATTCGAGAGCATCAGGAGGCGTGATGGGGAGGTCAGATATTACAGGCAGGCCTCCAGTTTGTTACAGCAGAGCTTTCGAGGAACATTGGACAGAGATGAGAGTAAAGGTGTTCTCCCTGCAGTGTCTGGTGTGTTGCATCTCTTCTGGTTTGTCTCTTGGCAGCCAGGCTGGGCGTGGGGCAGACATCTCTCTGTGGATCTGGAAAAGCTGTCCATGGTAGAGGAAGTCGAGTTAATAACAGTCATCATAGGGTAGTAGTGATGGTAAACAGTTCACTGCTTGCTGTGTCAGTGCCGTAAGCTTTACGGACATCATGTCGTTCAGAGCAACCCTGTAAGGTAGACTCTTGTGTcatccccttttacagatgagcaaactgagatcAGAGCTCAAATAACTTGTCCAAAATCAAATATCTAGTGAGAGGAAGAGATAAGCCAGGGGAGGGAGGGCCCTTCTGCTCATAACGTCTACACTGGAGTAGGGGAAATCCGGTTGGCTGATTGGCCCAACATTTCTCCCTCCTGTTAGGAAGTTCCTAGAAGGCAGGGGCTTGTGTGACCTGTCCCTCCATTCCCTAGTGAATAGCTTGGAGCTGGACGTTCGCTAAAGGTCCCAATAACTATGGAGCTCTGGACCTGATTCAGTTTTCTAACAGGTTGTGGTGCCTCCTGGAACAACAAATTCCTCTTTTCGAGTGACATCTCAAAGTGTTGGACAAGTTACCACTTATCTGCATGGAAATCACTCCAACCAGACCAGGTAGGATGGCCACCAGCGGGGGCCCTAAATGATGAGGAGGGAGCCAGTGCCGGCACGTGGGGTTTCTTCcagacccccagccccagctcacACTGGTCCCCACGTTCTCTCCAGCCCAAGGATACGCTTCTTGGTGATCCACAGCAACATCGTCAGCATCATAAACCAGGTGATTGGCTGGATCTACTTTGTGGCCTGGTCGGTCTCCTTCTACCCTCAGGTGATCACCAACTGGAGGCGGAAAAGGTAACCCACAGAGCTTTACAAGCAGGTTCACTTGGGGCCAGTAGGACGGGCATTCCAACGAAGCTGTAGGCAGCCTGGATTCCAACTTATCCCTCTGCTCTTCTGCCTtcctacccacccacccccacccttgcctttcatttttattttattttattttggctgcactgggtctttgttgctgcacgtgggcttctctagttgcggtgaacGGAAGCTACTCTCTgttgcggtgctcgggcttctcatgtTACCTGGgtcttcagcagctgtggcacatgagcttagtcactcctgggcatgtggaatcttcctggaccagggatcgaacccatgtcccctatattggcaggcagatcctcaTCCACTgtactatcagggaagcccctgccctTTCTTAGAAGTGGTCTGATGTGAAAGTTCTAACAGCCCATGTAACAGTTGCAGTGCTGGGCATTTGGTCTTTTGCCCAATTCAGCCCCTCTCTCTGAAAGCAACCAAATGGGGCTTCTCAGTTGAGATGGAGAAGGACCTGGGTAGGCGAGAAGGGGGGGGGTCCACCCACAGCTGCTGTGCTCCTGGTCCCCGCGGCCCTGGAGGAGTTTGTGTCAAGTTGGAGAAGAAAGTTGGCCCACCCTGATTTTAAAGACCCAGGCTTCAGGCACAAGGCCAACAAGGCGTGTGGGCCTCTGAGGTGCTGCTGAGCTGGGACCAGGGTGGGAGGCACTTCGTCTCTGCAGGAGGCCTCCAGACagccccaggaggaggagggggtcaGATGGCATGGGGTGGGCATGGAGAGGGACTGAGGACTGTGCTCTCCTTGGGGAGTTCTGtgtcctccaggctcccccaCACCCTGCTTTGTCTCCCCGTCCCTCTCCCCCAGTGTCGTGGGTCTGAGCTTCGACTTTGTGGTCCTCAACCTGATGGGGTTCGTGGCCTACAGCGTGTTCAACATCGGCCTCTTCTGGGTGCCTTCCATCAAGGTACAGCCCTGCCCGGCCCCGCAGCCCCACCAAGCTGGCCGGCGGTCAGGCTGCCCCTCACCCCCcagcttctccccacccccacacaggAGCAGTTTCTCCTCAAATACCCCAACGGCGTGAACCCCGTGGACAGCAACGACGTCTTCTTCAGCCTGCACGCGGTCGCCCTCACCCTGGTTGTCATAGTGCAGTGCCTCCTGTACGAGGTGAGCCGCGACCCCAGGCCCCCACCTGCCCTTTTACACAGGACACGGAAGCCCCCAGAAGGGAAATGTGTCCATCCACTCACATCTGCTTTTGGATCATAGATCAGGCCCCACGCTGGGTCCTGTGAGCCCAAACCCTCGGGCGCCCCCAGGTCTGCGGTGAAGGACACAGAGGGAGGCAGTGACGACCCAGCAGGCTGAGAGCTGAGCGGACAGGGAGAACGCGGGCAGTTTGTGGGCCCCACAACTcagcagggaggagggggatggaggGCGCTGAATTGTGGTCCATGGGATGAATAATGTTCTGTGGTGATGGGGAAGAGGGCCAGGGTGGACCACCCCTGCAGGGGGACAGACCTGTGAAGCCCAGGGAGCAGCTAGAGGAACCGAGAGCAGGTGGGTGTGGCCAGGATGGCAGTGGAGGGAGCAGGAACAAGGGCCTGAGAGCCGAGCTGGGAGCCTGGGCACAGCTGTCGCTGGAGGACCACCATCCACTGAGCAGGGAAGGACGGTGTGTGTTAGCACGTGCTTCAGGGCGTCACTGATGCCACTGTTCTCTTTCACTTCCCTGTGGGTGCACCACTTCCCCCCGGGAATTCTCTTCCCACCTGCAAGGTCAGCCAGGATTGCTCGGCCTGACCTTCACAAACCTTCTGGATTTTCTTACCCTTTGCTGAGAAGGTTATATGAGGGAGGCCTGCTTTGGGGAATGGTACACAGGTTGGGGAGAGATTCCAGAGTTGAGCAGGCTCCCTCGGGTGGCCAAAGGAGCCTGGGCTGCAGTGAGGTGCCAGGCCTCCGACGTGATGGGGGCCAGGTCCTCGCATTCTTCCCTGCTCGTGGGTTCTGAGAGGGACCCAGTCCTGCAACGTGGGAACAAGAAGCAAAAGGGCTCTGCTAAGTCCAAGAAGGATGGAACCAGAGGCTCTGATAGTGACAAGGTGTAGGTGGTACTGGGCTctccgcaccccacccccaccccacccatgtccctcccttccccctccccttttcATCCCCAGCGAGGCAGCCAGCGTGTGTCCTGGCTGGCCATCAGCTTCCTGGTGCTCTCCTGGCTCTTCACACTCATCGCCCTGATCATGGCTGCGGTCGGGGCAACCACATGGCTGcagtttctcttctgtttctcctACATCAAGCTGGCAGTGACGCTGGTCAAGTATTTTCCACAGGTACCTTCAAGGTCTGCCCGCCTTTTCCCGTGGCTGTTAGCATGAGAGGGACACGGATCCCTTGGGGGCAGCTTCTGACTGGGGCAAGATGTGGGTTGGAAAGCTACCAGGAGGCCAGCGAGCCCAGCAGGAGTGGGACATCACACCAAGCCAGCCGTGACCTCTGCCTGCTCTTCCCTGGGCCCAGAAATCCCATGGGGAAGTTGGTAGCATTTCTCTGACTCGCGCTCAGCTCTGAGAGTCGGGGTCATGTAGATCACTCTCGTCTCTCTCCTTTGCCACCTTTCTAATGACTTCAGTCTTGCCCGCCACCCTACCACCGCTGCCCATGACCACCAACTGATGTCCCTGACAAGCCACGGCAGGATACTGGGGAGATGAGCTGGGAGGAGGCAGCCCACCAGCACCCAGGGTCCTCCTTGTGGGCCCTCAAACCCTCCCTTGAGTGCTCAAGACAGTCCTACTCAGAGTCGGGGACTGAGAGTCACACAGCTTCCGCCACAGCCAGAATGGCCTAGGACCAGTCCAGGTATGAAAGAACTGACAACCACAGGCTCTACTCATGAATCTGGGACCTCATTTAACTCGCTTCCCCAGCACAGGGAACCTTTTGTTCCAGGGACTCAGGAAGGAGAACCTTTTGGCCAGAGTCAGGGCCAGTCCCCTGGAGGGCGTGGAAACAGAGCTATGCCCTTAAGGATCAGCAGCACTCAGTCCCATGGACCAGGGAGGAGGGGCCACTCCAGGCCAGTGCTTTCTTCACAAAGGTGCTGTCGGAGGAGGCCTTGCTGGTGGAGCAGTGTGAAGCTAGGAAGGTGGGATCAGGGTCCAGGGGGCTTGGGAAGGAGGCTTCAGAGTAGGGGAAGGGTCTGGGGGAAGTAGGGCCTCAGTCCTGAGTGTGGGAAGGCTCGGGCCTGGGAAACCTGGGAGGCAGGAGCCTCAGTTAGAGATGTCTAGGACCATCCAGGACTGGAGAGGTGGCAGCAAGCACGAAAGACAGTGGGAGAGGGCCAAGAAGGGGACCTGACAGGTGGCTGACTGGGAGAAGACCACTACGGAGGCCAAGCCGTCCCTCGGGTGGTGAGAAGAGCGGTCGCAGAGACGCCCAGAGGGGGCTGGTGTTGGAGGAAGAGTGTGGGGCCCTGATACCTGGAAGAGGAGTGATGTCCAAGTGGACtggacctgggaagcccaaggtggaAGCCCTAGAGCCTCAGCAGGGCTGGGGAAGGAGTTAAGTCCACTCCATAGGTGGGAAAACCGAGGCTAGAACTCAAGTCACTCTCCCAAGGTAACACAGCTCCTGTGGTGAAGCTGGGATTCCAAAGTAAGTCATTGGACCTCCCAGGCTGGTTCATAAGCCCAACATGAAGTCCAGGCTGAGTTTGGGGAGAATCTCCATTTGAAGGTGAGAAGAAACAAATCAGAGTTGCCTGAAAGCCAGGATATATGGAAGGATGAAGAAGACGGAGAGACAGCATCCACACatacccctctccctcctcccattgCCCTGGCTGGAGTGGGGAGTCTGGAGccgggggtggaggtggggagggatggggaggagagCTCTGTTCGCTTGGCTCACAGATGAGACCCCAGGACCCGCCCAGAGTGTGCCTGCAGCTCCAAGTCCAAAGGTCACTGTGTTTTGGGGGCTGAGGTCCAAACAGAGGAGTGGGAGGCATGACAGCCGCTCTTGTTTGGACATAGTCACAAGGTGCGGGAGGCCGCCGGTCAGCCCCCTCACCGCCCTCCGTCTGTCTGTCTGGCCCAGGCCTACATGAACTTTCACTACAAAAGCACCGAGGGCTGGAGCATTGGCAACGTGCTTCTGGACTTCACTGGGGGCAGCTTCAGTCTCCTCCAGATGTTTCTGCAGTCCTACAACAATGGTGAGTCAGCCAGCAGGCTGCTGCCCACCTGGACAGCTGGAGGTGCAGGGCGGTAGGGGCAGGGCTTCCTGGGAACCACCCCTCCCCTACTCGGGAATCCTAGCCAGTCCCAGGCCTTGGGTGAGGCTCACCTAGGGGGCATTTCTAAATTCACTTGGCTGcacccttcccaggtggcgcaatggTAAAATATCAGCCCGCgctgtaggagacctgggtttgatccctgggtggggatgatcccctggaggaagaaatggcaacccactccagtatgcttgcctgggaaatcccatggacagagaaacctggcaggctacagtccatggtgtcacaagacagacacaactgagcacatagcatggtgtgtgatcttagttccctaaccagggactgaacccgcattccctgcactggaaggtggattcttaatcactggactgaccaccagggaagtcccttgcctAGGGGATTTGGCAGCTAGAGGATTTGTGGTTTCCTGGGCAGAGGAGGGAACCCCCCCTCCACTGACTCCCTGAAGCCCCACGTGCTCCAGCTGTTTGAGAAGCATCCAACCTAAAACCACAACCCATCCCATCCCCTCTGGCTGTTTACAGACCAGTGGACACTGATCTTCGGAGACCCAACCAAGTTTGGCCTCGGCATCTTCTCCATCATCTTCGATGTTGTCTTCTTCATCCAGCACTTTTGCTTGTACAGAAAGAAACCAGGGTATGACCAGCTGAACTAGCTCCCCGGGAACCAGTGGAAAGAGCCCAGGCCCGGGCCCTGGTGGGGAAGTTTCCATCAGGAAGGCTGGAGAAGCGGTCTGGAGAGCTGGGCTGGCTCGGTGCGGAGAAGCACTCTGTTCCTTGGGGCCAGACGCCTTAAACTTGAACCAGCCTGCCTTCATCCTGGACTCTGCCAGGCCAGGGAGGACCCTCCCTCTGGGATAGGCACCCTGACTGTGTGCAGAGATTAATAGCTGGCGGTCTGTTGCCCTGGGCCTTTCCGGTCAGGCCCCTGGCCCTCCTGCATCTTGATGCTGCATCTCTGTTTTCTTTAAGGCTTCAGGCAGCACACAGGGCTTCTGGCAGCCGTCCCAGGCAGGACTGAGCACTGAGCTTGGAGCTGAAGGCCTTGCCCCGCCGCCCAAGCAACCAGTGTTTCTGGGAGCGGCCTGAAGGACTGACCGGGCAGCTGGGAGAGTCAAGGGAGCCTTGCTGCCACTGCTGTGTTCAGAGACCAAGCAGCCAGGTGCTGTGTCTGATAGACCCGGAGGCGCTGGTGTTGGTGGCAGAGGGGCTAGGACTTTGGGGTTAGGCCTTGGGGCACCGCCTCTGAAGGCTGCGTCCTCTGAGCACTAACAGTGCGGACACTCACCCTACATCCAGGTGGCCACAGCCAGGCTCTCGTAAAGGACCACTATTTCCAAACCTTGAGGTGCCCAACAGATTGGTTCAGAACCGAGCTCACATCCAGCTCTCTCAGAATCTTCGTCACACTAACGAGCCATTTGGGATTTTTCAGAGGGCTGCTTCGGAAGTGAGTGGCTTActctcctctgcctctgcctACCTCCACTTTCCCATGTTCAGGCCCCACACGCGCTCCTTGCCCCAAGTTTGGAGGAtaggacacacatacacacatacacacacaccagtctGTGCCTTAGAGGCATGTTAGACCTGCCAAGTGGTGAGAGCAGCCCCCTTCCCTCACTTTCCCAGACTCCGACCTGAGACTCACCAACTTGCGGCTGTTCCAGAGCCTCAAAGGACTTGAGACCACCTCACACACTCCTTGTGGGCCCAGCCTGATCCCAGAGCCCCTTCCTTCCCACCCCAAGCAGTCGTCCTGCCTCTGGCAGGAGGGGAGGTAGATGTGCCTTGTCCATACCTCGAGCTTGTCGATCCATGAGATGGACGAGGGGCTTCTGTCCTCAATTAAACCTGATTCATTTCCTCTCTGCAAACTGAGCATTTGCCAGATGCAGGAGGCAGGTGTGTTGGCTTCCGAACCAAGTCCTTAGGGCTTAGAGAGACAGCCTCAGTCATTCCACCGTAAGGAAGTGCGTGGGATTTGGAAGTTCACCAATCCCGAAATGGCTGTGTGCCAACCCAGTGtatcaccaggggagccctgctGGGCGGCACTGCTGGATGCTCAGGGTCAGGCTGGTCCCACAGGAGCCGTCTGCATGACCAAAGGTGTGGCAGTCCAGCTGTGTGGCCGTAAGCAAGGGCTGGATGCGTTCTTTAAGGGTATgtgggagaaggggcaggggaagggggtggTAAATCTTCCAGATTCTTCCTCTAGCCAGCTGTACTAAGTATCAAAGAATTTAGGGACTTGTTTCCCTAAAGCAGAAAGTGCAGCCTGACCAAGCCCACATGCCTCATTTATTTGGGCCACCCAGTGTGTGGTTGGGTAACACAGTTTAAAGATGGGAGATTGCAAAAATCTAACTTGCCTAGGCTAGTGGGTCTATGAGTGGCGGCAATTCCCAGAGTCAGTACTGCAACCAGTCCTGGGCCACGCAGAGGGCACAGCGCCCCCCAGCTCACTCCCATACCATCAAACCACAGCCTGCATCCCTGGCATGGATACACTGAGTTCTCTTATGTCTAGGGAGTGCGTGTCTGCCCTTGGTGTCCATGAGGCCCCTTCCCAGTGGGAGCTGAGGCTAGGTTACACCAAGGTAGTGGGGGTCTCCCTGGCCCAGTTCCAGGGAAGGGACTCTCAGACATTCCCACAGAGCAGCCCTAGCCCAGTACAGCATCAGTGGGTTTGGGAATAGATGGGCTTCATCCACGGCCAAAGCCCTCTGACAATTCACCCCCAAGTATCCCTCCCCCGTGTCTCAGCAAAGACCCCTGATGAATGAATTCCAGCACTGTTTATTGGGCACAGAATGTAGGGCAGCTTCCCACTGCCCCATTTCCATAGTAACCAAAGTCAGGCCAGTGCCCTCACTAAGAGTAGCTCCCGCGTGTGAATTAGTAAGCTTAAATTCCAAAGTTGAACTGGCACCTCCAGAGAGTGAGATAAAAAACACTTTGTATCaaagctgtgattaaaaaaatgtaaaagttaaaCCCACAGGCATAGAGAAAAACGGGCAATCCTGAAAACTGCCCTGAAATGTTACCCTCGTCTAAATCCTGTAAGCAGGTGAACCCTGGGGGAGGCCAGCGCcccttggggggtgggggtgaaatGGGGTGACTTATGAGCCTGCCTGGCTTCCATCCAGGCAGACCTTCGTAGTGTCTCTGGCAGTGAATCGAGTCCCCTCTGGGGAATGCAGGGAAAAGCGTGGGGCACAGGCACTGCGGAGCTGAGAAACAGGGGCAGGGCCAAGCCCTGTGCTTCTCAGCTGCGTGGTGCTATCAGGAAGTGGGGCCCCTGATCACCTGGGCACTACTGTGGCCAGGCAGCAGGGTCTGGGGGCCGAGACTGGTCACTGCAGGCTGACTGTGACTCGGCTCCAGGCCCTGTTGCCAGTCCTCAGCATCCAAGGGGGAGAGATGGTCCCAGAGCCCTGGGCCAGTGCGGGGAGAGGGGATCAGGCCGGGCCAGGGATCCGTTCTTGCCCTTCTGAGCGGGGGACCCAGCAATGAGCAGAAGCCAGGATGAGAGGCAGACAGAGCGTGGAAGTGGTGTCACTGTACAAAGGGCGGGCAGGCACAGCCGGGGCCCCTGGCAGCTGCTAGGACAGCATGGACTGCTGCACGGCCTTCTGCAGCGATTGCCGCGTCACCAGCAGACGCACCACCTCCTCCGAGCGCTTGGTGAGCCGCTTCCGGGCCTGGTCATGTGTGACCATGGTCATGTCCCAGCCGTTCACCTGGcccagggagagaacacagcccccTTCAGGTCACTGCCTTCTGGGATCTGAAAATAGGATGGGCTTTGGGGGCCTAGGTCACCCAAGCTGATGTCCCCGGGCTGGGcacgtgctcacacacacacacacacacacaagagggaTCCAGCACAGGCTCCTAAACTACTTCGGTGTGTCTCCCAGGTGCCCAGGAAGGTAGGTAGGGGCAGCCCAACAACCCCAAGGGCTTTACACCCTCCAGCACAagccttgttttcctctttcGGGACACTGGTTACCTGCATGATCTTGTCCCCGATCTGCAGCCCAGCAATTTCCGCAGGGCCTCCTTCGGATACCCGTGTGACGTAAATGCCCTGGGAAGAGGCAGCCCACGTCAATCCCTGGGGGTCACTGGACTGGCCACCTAGCCATAGAGCAAAGCCAAGCAGCGCATACTCCTAGCCATCTATCCCACACCCTGGCCGTGCTAAGACAGCTAAGGGGGAAGTAGGGCAGCCCCACGGATGCTCCAACCCCTGCTGGCCACCTGGGCCTTCCTATGCTGGGAGGGCTGGGAGGCctactctcccccaccccacccctagtTACTCCCACCAGATCATCTCTTGgaccttctttttttccttggacCTTCTTAAGAGAGGACCATTTGAGAGAGAGGAGGTCTGCTCCTTCCACAAAGGCCCAGGAAACAACGAGCCACTATCTCAGGCCTCTGTGCCCCACAAGAGAGATCCCCAGATCTTAGTCCAGCTCACCTTGTCTGTCTTATCTTCTG
Coding sequences within it:
- the TAX1BP3 gene encoding tax1-binding protein 3, translated to MSYVPGQPVTAVVQRVEIHKLRQGENLILGFSIGGGIDQDPSQNPFSEDKTDKGIYVTRVSEGGPAEIAGLQIGDKIMQVNGWDMTMVTHDQARKRLTKRSEEVVRLLVTRQSLQKAVQQSMLS
- the CTNS gene encoding cystinosin precursor, encoding MIRRWLVIFILFPLQLIEKCESTVDFSVPPIVKLEKGSSTSVSISLPRPLNATLVITFEITFRSKNVTILQLPDEVVVPPGTTNSSFRVTSQSVGQVTTYLHGNHSNQTSPRIRFLVIHSNIVSIINQVIGWIYFVAWSVSFYPQVITNWRRKSVVGLSFDFVVLNLMGFVAYSVFNIGLFWVPSIKEQFLLKYPNGVNPVDSNDVFFSLHAVALTLVVIVQCLLYERGSQRVSWLAISFLVLSWLFTLIALIMAAVGATTWLQFLFCFSYIKLAVTLVKYFPQAYMNFHYKSTEGWSIGNVLLDFTGGSFSLLQMFLQSYNNDQWTLIFGDPTKFGLGIFSIIFDVVFFIQHFCLYRKKPGYDQLN
- the TAX1BP3 gene encoding tax1-binding protein 3 isoform X1 gives rise to the protein MSYVPGQPVTAVVQRVEIHKLRQGENLILGFSIGGGIDQDPSQNPFSEDKTDKVNGWDMTMVTHDQARKRLTKRSEEVVRLLVTRQSLQKAVQQSMLS
- the CTNS gene encoding cystinosin isoform X1, whose product is MSSRPREAGTVRDDCLVPSGRCPEPRGPQFIEIKEHDKEVAGYFYPFPPAAHREMWRPLNATLVITFEITFRSKNVTILQLPDEVVVPPGTTNSSFRVTSQSVGQVTTYLHGNHSNQTSPRIRFLVIHSNIVSIINQVIGWIYFVAWSVSFYPQVITNWRRKSVVGLSFDFVVLNLMGFVAYSVFNIGLFWVPSIKEQFLLKYPNGVNPVDSNDVFFSLHAVALTLVVIVQCLLYERGSQRVSWLAISFLVLSWLFTLIALIMAAVGATTWLQFLFCFSYIKLAVTLVKYFPQSCPPPYHRCP